Genomic window (Bacteroidales bacterium):
TATAATGATGAATCAACTTATCACGCATCCCCGTAATTTCTTTCCATGGAACATAAGAATATGCTTTTCTAAAATCAGGTGAAATATTCTTGCTTGCTTCTCCGATTATTTCAAGGTTTCTTATTACTGCATCTTGAATCAATTCATCTTCTTTGAATTTCTGTTTAGAAATTCCTTTCATGTATTTCTTTATCTTTCTAATACACGATAGAATATGTTCAATGTATGTAATGTCGTCTTTATGCATTGTATATTATTTGTAAGTCTCGTTGAAT
Coding sequences:
- a CDS encoding DUF86 domain-containing protein, whose translation is MHKDDITYIEHILSCIRKIKKYMKGISKQKFKEDELIQDAVIRNLEIIGEASKNISPDFRKAYSYVPWKEITGMRDKLIHHYMGIDTEVIWSAVKQDLPMLEKELKTIK